The region ACTTCGGGCGTACTGCTCAGGCATCATGGCATAAGTAAACCTTTTACGGCTTACCATCAGCACAACGAGCATAAGGTTTATCAAAATCTTGCCATGCGGCTCGCTGGCGGGGCTACGGCGGCGCTGATGAGTGACGCGGGTACTCCGGCTATTTCCGATCCCGGGTTTTTGCTGGTGCGCGAATGCATCCGGCTTGGCGTAGCAGTGGAATGTCTGCCGGGGGCAACTGCTTTTGTGCCGGCACTTGTCGATTCAGGCCTGCCGGCAGACCGTTTTGTTTTTGAAGGCTTTCTGCCCCACAAAAAAGGACGCCAGACAAAGCTGGAGTTCCTCGCGCAATTACCGTACACTTTTATCCTGTACGAATCGCCACACCGGCTGCTCAAAACGCTTCAACAACTGGCCGAACACTGTGGCCCCGAACGCGAAGCATCGGTATCGAGGGAGCTGACAAAAATCTACGAAGAAACTGTGAGGGGACCGATCGAAAGCATTATCGAACATTTTACCACCGGAATTGTGAAAGGGGAATTTGTAATTGTGGTGGCGGGGAAACCTTAATGGAAATCAATAAATTTAAAATAACAATGGGGCAAATTCCAATAACAAAAAATCAAAAATCCAAATTGTTGTTCATTAACATACTGGAATTAATTAGACGCACGGCCGTGCGTCTCTACACGGTAATCGCTTCGTTTTTACCAAAAATTGTTTTAAACTCTTCCACCGTCAGGGCATCTTCGTTGCGATAATCGCCGATGGCGGTGCGGCACAATGACGAGAGGTAGGCACCGCTGCCCAAGGCTTTGCCAAAATCGCTGGCCAACGAACGGATGTAGGTCCCTTTGCTGCACTGCACTTCAAACCAAACCTCCGGCATTTCTATTTTGGTAATATTAAATTTGAAAATCTCAACTTCCCGCTCAGTCATCTTCACAGGTTTATTGGCGCGTGCATAATCGTAAGCTCTCTTGCCATTGATTTTGATGGCCGAAAACACAGGAGGCCGCTGGCTGATGACGCCGGTGAACTTCTGCGTTGCCTCATGAATTATTTCAGGGGTAATGTGCTGTGTATCGAAAGTTTGATCAGGCTCCGTTTCCAGATCAAAACTGGGGGTGGTTTGCCCCAGCATCAAACTTCCGGTGTAGGTTTTTTGCTGTGCCTGGTATTGGTCTATTACTTTGGTTTTTCGTCCGGTACAAACAATCACCAGCCCGGTAGCCAGCGGATCGAGGGTTCCGGCATGGCCAATTTTTAATTTTCGATGATCGTAGTTGTATTTTAAAAATATGCGCAGGCTGTTCACAATATCAAAAGAGGTCCATCGCAATTGTTTATTGATGAGGATTACCTCTCCGATGATGAAATCGGGGGGCTGTGGAATATTCTTTTTAGAAATCATTTTTTATTAAAGTAGGATCGCAAGCATACCCACAATGGAACAGTAGATGGCGAAATAGATAAGTTTTCCTTTGCTCACTATCTTCAGCATCCAGCGTATGGCCAGCAGGCCTGTGATAAAAGCGGCAAGAAATCCGAGGAGCAGCGGCAGCCAGCCAATGGCTTCGTTGCTCAGCATGCTGCCGTCGGCAAGGTCTTTCAAATTTGCGCCAATGATGGGTATCAAAACCATTAGAAAAGAAAATTTTGCCATATCCTCGCGTTTGTTGCCCAGAAGCAGTCCGGTGGCGATGGTAGTACCAGAGCGGGATAGCCCGGGCATTACAGCGGCAGCCTGTGCCAGACCGATGATAAATGCATCGAAATAGCCAATTGCCCGATTGTTGAATTTTCGAAAATAGGTCAATGCAAGAATTGCGGCTGTGAGCAGGAGCATGGCTCCCACGAAGGTGAGGTTGCCATCGAAAAGCGTCTCGACCTCATCTTTAAAAAAGAAACCTACGATGGCGATAGGGATAAGTGAAATTGCGATTTTGGTAATGTATTCTGTTTCTTCATTCCACCGAAACCGGAAAAAGCCTTTTATTAATGCAAGGATTTCTTTATAAAAAATCACAATGGTGCTCAAAACGGTAGCGCCATGCACCACAACGGTAAACACCAAACTGTTTTCCACTTCGATGCCCAGCAGTGCTTTGCCAAGTTCAAGGTGTCCACTGCTACTCACAGGCAAAAACTCGGTAAGCCCCTGGAGCATACCAAGCAGTAACGCTTCTATCCACGTCATAGCAATTGGTTTTTATTCTGTGATGTTGCGCGGCTTTTTCATGATGGCATAGATACCCAGCAAATAGCCGATGGTGAGCAAAATGGGTGAAAGGGTGAGCCGCTGAAAGTCGAACATGCTGTAGTTAAAAACATCGGGATCGTCGCTGCCACCGCCAATCATCAGCAGGTAGCCCACCAAAAGAAAGGCCATGCCAATGAGCAACCATTTGTAGTTGTCTCGATCGAAAGCAAAATTGCGACGTTCCTGCAAAGGAATACCAGTAGGCTCATTAGCGGGGTTTGTTACAACTTTGATTTTCTTATTATCTTTTTTCATGCTTTACAAGATTTGCGGCAAAATTATCAATATAAATCTTCTGACCGTACCTTTAAGTACTTTTTCACTGCCAAATAGTTGGAAAAGCCAGAAATCATCAGCCCGAAGAGTACGACACAAGCACAAATAATCACTACTGCAACCGGATTGATAAATTGTGCTGTTTCGGGATAGCAGTTATTTAAAATTGCAAGTATGGCCAGCAACAACAAACACGCAGCACCACCGCCGATAGCTCCCTGCAAAAGCCCATTGCGGAGAAAGGGGCCACGGATAAAGGCACCTGTAGCTCCCACCAGCAACATGCTTTTGATAATCAAACGGCTGGCATACACATCGAGGCGAACGGTGCTATAGATGAGCATTACGCTGATGATGATCAATAATGTACTGAAAAATAAGGAGACGGTAGTAATGCGCCGTATGTTGCTACTTACGTCGTCGAGCAACTCATGCTGATGGTAAACCTCATCTACCAGGGTGAAACCTTGCAAGTAAGCCAACACCTTGCGGGTGCTATCGGGCTGAAAATAATTTGGCGTCAGAAAAACCTCAAGCGATGCAGGTAGCGGATTGTAGCCCAGAAAATCAGTAAAATCCTCGCCCAGCTCCTCCTGCAGTTCCCGGGAGGCTTCGTCGCCGGAAATGTAGCGAACACGCGCGATCATTGGGTTTTGATCCAGAAGATTCATCCATTGTGTTGCCTGTTCAAGGGTACAATGTTCTTTCAGCATTACTCTGATACCAATGTGCCGGCGCGCGTATTCGGAGATTTCATAGGTATGCGCCACCAGCAAAGCCAGCAACCCAAGCACAAACAGCACCAGCGTGATACTGAAAGTAGCAGTACCACGGACGGTTTTATAGCGCCGATGTTGCCAGGGAGCACTTTTAGTTTTCATCTTTTAAAAAAATAAGTTTTCAAAGATAAATGGAATTTACAATCATCTGGTATTCGTTTTTTCAATCAACTCTAAACGATTTACCAGTAAACTCCAAAAACCCACAAAAAACAAGAATCAACTAAACATCAATAATGTCAAATCATTTTGAATAGCAGCGTGGGCACAATGGCAAAGTAACGATGGCTTTTGTAAATCTGTTAGCGGGAGTCCGCCTCAGTATTTTCTGAAATGATGTAGAAAATCTTTTCGAGTGCGGCATGGTATTTCTTCCACTTGTTGCGCTTCACAACAAAGGTTAAGGGTTTACCGGCTGTAAATACAGTGATTTCGGGTGGACAAGCTGACAGAAACGCAGGTTTTAGCTCTTCAAATGGAATCGCGGCGCTGTAGCGTTGCACCCATCGTTTCTTTTCAAAATCCATATACAATTTGGTGGCCGGGGCAGCCGCCTGATTTTGTCCAGCTGTAAATAGTAGTGAATCGGCCGGAGCTGGTTGCAGAGTGTGGTAGGTAAAGTTGAAAATGGCAATTCCAGTCGTTGGCCGGTAGGTGATGTCGAATGAAAATTTACTGTGGTCGTCGCTGTTTTTAAAATCTGTATTGGGATACAAAAAATAAAGATCGCCTTCTTCCTGTGTACGATGCGTGTAATATTTGTCTAATTTCTGCCCAGCTGCTTCCGGCAGTAAAGCGACCACAAGGATGAATAATA is a window of Bacteroidales bacterium DNA encoding:
- a CDS encoding undecaprenyl-diphosphate phosphatase produces the protein MTWIEALLLGMLQGLTEFLPVSSSGHLELGKALLGIEVENSLVFTVVVHGATVLSTIVIFYKEILALIKGFFRFRWNEETEYITKIAISLIPIAIVGFFFKDEVETLFDGNLTFVGAMLLLTAAILALTYFRKFNNRAIGYFDAFIIGLAQAAAVMPGLSRSGTTIATGLLLGNKREDMAKFSFLMVLIPIIGANLKDLADGSMLSNEAIGWLPLLLGFLAAFITGLLAIRWMLKIVSKGKLIYFAIYCSIVGMLAILL
- the rsmI gene encoding 16S rRNA (cytidine(1402)-2'-O)-methyltransferase yields the protein MSRLYLVPTPIGNLDDITLRALRVLQEVDFVLAEDTRTSGVLLRHHGISKPFTAYHQHNEHKVYQNLAMRLAGGATAALMSDAGTPAISDPGFLLVRECIRLGVAVECLPGATAFVPALVDSGLPADRFVFEGFLPHKKGRQTKLEFLAQLPYTFILYESPHRLLKTLQQLAEHCGPEREASVSRELTKIYEETVRGPIESIIEHFTTGIVKGEFVIVVAGKP
- a CDS encoding DUF3098 domain-containing protein translates to MKKDNKKIKVVTNPANEPTGIPLQERRNFAFDRDNYKWLLIGMAFLLVGYLLMIGGGSDDPDVFNYSMFDFQRLTLSPILLTIGYLLGIYAIMKKPRNITE
- the truB gene encoding tRNA pseudouridine(55) synthase TruB: MISKKNIPQPPDFIIGEVILINKQLRWTSFDIVNSLRIFLKYNYDHRKLKIGHAGTLDPLATGLVIVCTGRKTKVIDQYQAQQKTYTGSLMLGQTTPSFDLETEPDQTFDTQHITPEIIHEATQKFTGVISQRPPVFSAIKINGKRAYDYARANKPVKMTEREVEIFKFNITKIEMPEVWFEVQCSKGTYIRSLASDFGKALGSGAYLSSLCRTAIGDYRNEDALTVEEFKTIFGKNEAITV
- a CDS encoding permease-like cell division protein FtsX, producing the protein MKTKSAPWQHRRYKTVRGTATFSITLVLFVLGLLALLVAHTYEISEYARRHIGIRVMLKEHCTLEQATQWMNLLDQNPMIARVRYISGDEASRELQEELGEDFTDFLGYNPLPASLEVFLTPNYFQPDSTRKVLAYLQGFTLVDEVYHQHELLDDVSSNIRRITTVSLFFSTLLIIISVMLIYSTVRLDVYASRLIIKSMLLVGATGAFIRGPFLRNGLLQGAIGGGAACLLLLAILAILNNCYPETAQFINPVAVVIICACVVLFGLMISGFSNYLAVKKYLKVRSEDLY